One stretch of Armigeres subalbatus isolate Guangzhou_Male chromosome 2, GZ_Asu_2, whole genome shotgun sequence DNA includes these proteins:
- the LOC134215782 gene encoding U6 snRNA-associated Sm-like protein LSm2, with translation MLFYSFFKSLVGKDVVVELKNDLSICGTLHSVDQYLNIKLTDISVTDPEKYPHMLSVKNCFIRGSVVRYVQLPGDEVDTQLLQDAARKEAVTSVR, from the exons ATG CTGTTCTACTCGTTCTTCAAATCGCTAGTCGGAAAAGATGTGGTGGTTGAGCTGAAAAACGATCTCAG cATTTGTGGTACACTTCATTCTGTTGATCAATATCTAAACATTAAATTGACCGATATCAGTGTTACCGATCCAGAGAAATATCCACACATGCTATCTGTCAAAAACTGTTTCATCCGAGGAtcggtcgtgcgatatgtgcagCTTCCAGGAGATGAAGTCGATACACAACTATTGCAGGATGCTGCTCGCAAGGAAGCTGTTACAAGCGTCcgataa